The following proteins are co-located in the Callithrix jacchus isolate 240 chromosome 10, calJac240_pri, whole genome shotgun sequence genome:
- the DNAJB13 gene encoding dnaJ homolog subfamily B member 13 isoform X1 gives MGQDYYSVLGITRNSEDAQIKQAYRRLALKNHPLKSNEPSSAEIFRQIAEAYDVLSDPVKRSIYDKFGEEGLKGGIPLEFGSQTPWTTGYVFHGNPEKVFHEFFGGNNPFSEFFDADGSEVDLNFGGLRGRGVKKQDPPIERDLYLSLEDLFFGCTKKIKISRRVLNEDGYSSTIKDKILTIDVKPGWRQGTRITFEKEGDQGPNIIPADIIFIVKEKLHPHFRRENDNLFFVNPIPLGKALTCCTVEVKTLDDRLLNIPINDIVHPKYFKKVPGEGMPLPEDPTKKGDLFIIFDIQFPTRLTPQQKQMLRQALMT, from the exons GTACCGCAGACTCGCCCTTAAGAATCACCCGCTGAAGTCAAATGAGCCATCTTCAGCAGAGATTTTCAGGCAAATAGCAGAGGCCTACGACGTGCTGAGTGACC CCGTGAAGAGAAGCATCTATGACAAGTTTGGAGAGGAGGGCCTGAAAGGTGGGATTCCTTTGGAGTTTGGATCCCAGACACCATGGACAACTGGTTATGTCTTCCATGGCAACCCCGAGAAAGTGTTCCATGAGTTCTTCGGTGGAAACAACCCGTTCAGTG AGTTTTTTGATGCAGATGGAAGTGAGGTGGATTTGAACTTTGGGGGGCTCCGTGGCCGAGGGGTCAAGAAGCAGGACCCCCCAATCGAACGGGACCTCTACTTGTCCCTGGAGGACTTATTCTTTGGCTGtaccaaaaaaattaagatttccaGAAGG GTGCTGAACGAGGATGGGTACTCCTCCACCATCAAGGACAAGATCCTGACCATTGATGTGAAGCCCGGCTGGAGGCAGGGCACACGCATCACCTTTGAGAAGGAAGGGGACCAG GGCCCCAACATCATCCCAGCAGACATCATTTTCATTGTAAAGGAGAAGCTACACCCTCACTTCCGCAGGGAGAATGACAACCTTTTCTTCGTGAACCCCATCCCTCTGGGCAAG GCTCTCACCTGCTGCACTGTGGAGGTGAAGACCCTCGATGACCGTCTGCTCAACATCCCCATCAATGACATCGTCCA CCCCAAATACTTCAAGAAGGTGCCAGGTGAGGGGATGCCATTGCCAGAGGACCCCACTAAGAAGGGGGATCTCTTCATCATCTTCGACATCCAGTTCCCCACCCGCCTGACGCCCcagcagaagcagatgctgcgCCAGGCACTGATGACATGA
- the DNAJB13 gene encoding dnaJ homolog subfamily B member 13 isoform X2, with product MGQDYYSVLGITRNSEDAQIKQAYRRLALKNHPLKSNEPSSAEIFRQIAEAYDVLSDPVKRSIYDKFGEEGLKGGIPLEFGSQTPWTTGYVFHGNPEKVFHEFFGGNNPFSEFFDADGSEVDLNFGGLRGRGVKKQDPPIERDLYLSLEDLFFGCTKKIKISRRVLNEDGYSSTIKDKILTIDVKPGWRQGTRITFEKEGDQALTCCTVEVKTLDDRLLNIPINDIVHPKYFKKVPGEGMPLPEDPTKKGDLFIIFDIQFPTRLTPQQKQMLRQALMT from the exons GTACCGCAGACTCGCCCTTAAGAATCACCCGCTGAAGTCAAATGAGCCATCTTCAGCAGAGATTTTCAGGCAAATAGCAGAGGCCTACGACGTGCTGAGTGACC CCGTGAAGAGAAGCATCTATGACAAGTTTGGAGAGGAGGGCCTGAAAGGTGGGATTCCTTTGGAGTTTGGATCCCAGACACCATGGACAACTGGTTATGTCTTCCATGGCAACCCCGAGAAAGTGTTCCATGAGTTCTTCGGTGGAAACAACCCGTTCAGTG AGTTTTTTGATGCAGATGGAAGTGAGGTGGATTTGAACTTTGGGGGGCTCCGTGGCCGAGGGGTCAAGAAGCAGGACCCCCCAATCGAACGGGACCTCTACTTGTCCCTGGAGGACTTATTCTTTGGCTGtaccaaaaaaattaagatttccaGAAGG GTGCTGAACGAGGATGGGTACTCCTCCACCATCAAGGACAAGATCCTGACCATTGATGTGAAGCCCGGCTGGAGGCAGGGCACACGCATCACCTTTGAGAAGGAAGGGGACCAG GCTCTCACCTGCTGCACTGTGGAGGTGAAGACCCTCGATGACCGTCTGCTCAACATCCCCATCAATGACATCGTCCA CCCCAAATACTTCAAGAAGGTGCCAGGTGAGGGGATGCCATTGCCAGAGGACCCCACTAAGAAGGGGGATCTCTTCATCATCTTCGACATCCAGTTCCCCACCCGCCTGACGCCCcagcagaagcagatgctgcgCCAGGCACTGATGACATGA